The Streptomyces sp. A2-16 sequence CGCCCGGTTGGCGGCCTCCGTGATCCGTACGAAGGGCACGACCCGGTGCATCGCCAGCAGCGGCAGCCCACGGCGGCGGGCCTCGTCGACCACCTCGGCGGGCATGACCGGCAGGGACCGGCCGACCTCCACGGCCAGCCCGGCGGCGCCCCGGGCGGCCAGCTCCCGGACGTAACGCCGGCGGGTCTCCTCGTCCGGGTCGGTCAGCCCGAAACCGTTGGTGAGCAGGAGCTCGCCCCCGTCCAGGAAGTTCGCGCCCTCGTACACCTCGCTGGAATGGACCCAGCGGACCGGACGGTCCAGGGCGGTGTGTCCGGCCAGCAGCTCGGGCTCGGCAGCGCGCACGGGATCGAGGGCGAGGATCTCGCGAAGGGTGAGTGCGGGCATGCGCGCCTCCCGACAGTTCGTCCGGCTGTGGGCTGCCGGGAGAGTACTTTCCGCACGTTGCCCTCGTGTTTCGGCCACAGGAGAGTGAGAGACATGGATCAGGCACAGGCACACCGGTGGCTCGCCACCGCCGTCGAGGAGGCCCGCACCGGGCTCGCCGCGGGTGGCATCCCCATCGGGGCAGCGCTCTACGGCGCCGACGGCACCCTGCTCGGGCGCGGCCACAACCGGCGCGTCCAGGACGACGACCCCTCCATGCACGCGGAGACGGCCGCCTTCCGGGCGGCGGGGCGGCAGCGGTCGTACCGGGGTACGACCATGGTGACCACGCTCTCCCCGTGCTGGTACTGCTCGGGCCTGGTCCGCCAGTTCGGCATCTCGCGCGTGGTGATCGGTGAGGCCGCCACCTTCCACGGCGGCCACGACTGGCTGGCCGAGCACGGTGTGGAGATCGTGCTGCTCGACGACCCCGAGTGCGTCCGGATGATGACCGACTTCATC is a genomic window containing:
- a CDS encoding nucleoside deaminase translates to MDQAQAHRWLATAVEEARTGLAAGGIPIGAALYGADGTLLGRGHNRRVQDDDPSMHAETAAFRAAGRQRSYRGTTMVTTLSPCWYCSGLVRQFGISRVVIGEAATFHGGHDWLAEHGVEIVLLDDPECVRMMTDFIEKNPALWNEDIGE